The proteins below are encoded in one region of Macaca nemestrina isolate mMacNem1 chromosome 10, mMacNem.hap1, whole genome shotgun sequence:
- the LOC105484261 gene encoding tetraspanin-11 isoform X2, which yields MAHYKTEQDDWLIVYLKYLLFVFNFFFWVGGAAVLAVGIWTLVEKSGYLSVLASSTFAASAYILIFAGALVMVTGFLGFGAILREQKGCLSTYFCLLLVIFLVELVAGVLAHVYYQRLSDELKQHLNQTLAENYGQPGATQITASVDRLQQDFKCCGSNSSADWQHSTYILSREAEGRRVPDSCCKTVVTRCGQRAHPSNIYKVEGGCLTKLEQFLADHLLLMGAVGIGVACLQAESHGQYLPQRT from the exons ATGGCCCACTATAAGACTGAGCAGGACGACTGGCTGATCGTCTACTTGAAGTACTTACTCTTTGTCTTCAACTTCTTCTTCTGG GTCGGGGGAGCAGCCGTCCTGGCTGTGGGCATCTGGACCCTGGTGGAGAAGAGTGGCTACCTCAGCGTCCTGGCCTCCAGCACCTTTGCCGCCTCCGCCTACATCCTCATCTTTGCGGGCGCACTTGTCATGGTGACCGGCTTCCTGGGCTTTGGTGCCATCCTCCGGGAGCAGAAGGGCTGCCTCTCCACG TATTTCTGCCTGTTGCTCGTCATCTTCCTGGTTGAGCTGGTGGCGGGAGTCCTGGCCCATGTGTATTACCAGAGG CTGAGTGATGAACTGAAGCAGCACTTGAACCAGACTCTGGCTGAGAACTACGGGCAGCCTGGAGCCACGCAGATCACCGCCTCAGTAGACCGGCTCCAGCAGGAT ttCAAGTGCTGTGGAAGCAACAGCTCAGCTGACTGGCAGCACAGCACGTACATCCTGTCGCGGGAGGCCGAGGGCCGCCGGGTGCCCGACAGCTGCTGCAAGACAGTGGTGACGCGCTGCGGCCAGCGGGCCCACCCCTCCAACATCTATAAGGTGGAG GGAGGCTGCCTCACCAAGCTGGAGCAGTTCCTGGCCGACCACCTGCTGCTCATGGGGGCTGTGGGCATCGGGGTGGCCTGCCTGCAG GCTGAATCCCACGGTCAGTATCTCCCCCAGAGAACATGA
- the LOC105484261 gene encoding tetraspanin-11 isoform X1, producing the protein MAHYKTEQDDWLIVYLKYLLFVFNFFFWVGGAAVLAVGIWTLVEKSGYLSVLASSTFAASAYILIFAGALVMVTGFLGFGAILREQKGCLSTYFCLLLVIFLVELVAGVLAHVYYQRLSDELKQHLNQTLAENYGQPGATQITASVDRLQQDFKCCGSNSSADWQHSTYILSREAEGRRVPDSCCKTVVTRCGQRAHPSNIYKVEGGCLTKLEQFLADHLLLMGAVGIGVACLQICGMVLTCCLHRRLQRHFY; encoded by the exons ATGGCCCACTATAAGACTGAGCAGGACGACTGGCTGATCGTCTACTTGAAGTACTTACTCTTTGTCTTCAACTTCTTCTTCTGG GTCGGGGGAGCAGCCGTCCTGGCTGTGGGCATCTGGACCCTGGTGGAGAAGAGTGGCTACCTCAGCGTCCTGGCCTCCAGCACCTTTGCCGCCTCCGCCTACATCCTCATCTTTGCGGGCGCACTTGTCATGGTGACCGGCTTCCTGGGCTTTGGTGCCATCCTCCGGGAGCAGAAGGGCTGCCTCTCCACG TATTTCTGCCTGTTGCTCGTCATCTTCCTGGTTGAGCTGGTGGCGGGAGTCCTGGCCCATGTGTATTACCAGAGG CTGAGTGATGAACTGAAGCAGCACTTGAACCAGACTCTGGCTGAGAACTACGGGCAGCCTGGAGCCACGCAGATCACCGCCTCAGTAGACCGGCTCCAGCAGGAT ttCAAGTGCTGTGGAAGCAACAGCTCAGCTGACTGGCAGCACAGCACGTACATCCTGTCGCGGGAGGCCGAGGGCCGCCGGGTGCCCGACAGCTGCTGCAAGACAGTGGTGACGCGCTGCGGCCAGCGGGCCCACCCCTCCAACATCTATAAGGTGGAG GGAGGCTGCCTCACCAAGCTGGAGCAGTTCCTGGCCGACCACCTGCTGCTCATGGGGGCTGTGGGCATCGGGGTGGCCTGCCTGCAG ATCTGCGGGATGGTTCTCACCTGCTGCTTGCACCGGAGGCTCCAGCGGCATTTTTACTAA